The Actinomyces lilanjuaniae genome segment ACGCGTTCCGAACACATGTGGAGAGGAGGCATCTTCCCGGACTCGGCTAACGGCCTGCTCTTCTCTCTTCTGCCACTCCGCCACGCCGTGGCTGCAGCCGCACCTCCCGGGCAACAAAAACGTCATAGGACAACCTGGCACCGTGTTGTCCTATGACGTTTCCGTTGCCTGAACCGACCTGCGCACCTGGGACCAGACGGCTCAGGCCAGCTCCAGACCCCGGTAGCGGCTGACGACAGCCGCGACATCCACCATCCGAGGACGTACCAGAAAGGCTGGCCGGTCCCAGGGACCCTGGGCAAAGGCATCCAGGCTCTCGTCGTCCAGCAGCGCCTCCAGGTCCCGGAGGCACTCGTCCAGCGAGGACTCCCCGTCAAAGCGCTGCTCCAGCAGTGCCCGCAGGGCGTAGGCCAGCGCCTCGGCCTGCCCCGGGTCCACGACACCGGCCACATCGGAGATATCGATCTCCTCACGGTCCAGGACCACAGCCCGGGTGCCCAGCGCCCGCGTGCGCGAGGGCCCCCGCCTGGTTCGCGGCGGAGCAGGACGCGGAAGCCGCGCCGTTGGGGCAGGGAAGTCCTCCAGGGCAGTCAGGGCACGAGGCTGGTCGGCCGCCACCTGCCGCGCCTGGTCGGTGGCGTCACGCAGGTGGTAGGAGTCCATAAGCAGGACCCGGTCGGCCACGTCCAGGTAGTCCCCGGACCCACCCATGACCATGACCGTGGAGACCCCGCGCGATCGGGCCAGCGCCCCGATACGGTCCACCAGGGGCGTAATGGGTTCGCGCTCGTCAGCGACAAGCCGACGCATGCGAGAGTCCCGGATCAGCAGGTTGGTGGCAGAGGTGTCCTCGTCCAGCAGCAAGACGCCCGCCCCGGCCTCAAGCGCCTCGACGATGGAGGCTGCCTGGGAGGTGGAGCCCGAGGCGTTGCGCGTGGTGAAGGAGACGGTGTCGCGCCCGCCGGGCAGGTGGGAGATGAACGGGCTGAGGTCCACCCCGGTCACCGCACGGCCGTCGGCGGCACGGACCTTGACCGCGTCGGGAAGAGTAGCCACGAGCTCGCGCCCGTCCCCGGGCACGTGCGGGTAGACTCCACGCTCCACCGCCCCCAGGAGGGTGGACTTACCGTGGT includes the following:
- a CDS encoding ABC-ATPase domain-containing protein — encoded protein: MGHLRALDGRSYAAYKAIVGRYEAPGGWVLHVDKVQPDPFAPPTRVHVDVPADLPALALLEDEGLLTTADRRLAVSDFLTRELHACFRGTDLSIAAPGQEILERSSVVLRRGFGADAGADAVDSGMARGEDSSAAAGWTIEVRARIALPAQGRSIQGQAASRIVGRDLVRELETALDLSGERAQRLLAHVAALEDHRALTEVVRQQGWVAFLADGSVLPRRSGVSDEPLAEGVPLAAPDSLAATVELPHAGTVRGAVVGAGVTLVVGGGYHGKSTLLGAVERGVYPHVPGDGRELVATLPDAVKVRAADGRAVTGVDLSPFISHLPGGRDTVSFTTRNASGSTSQAASIVEALEAGAGVLLLDEDTSATNLLIRDSRMRRLVADEREPITPLVDRIGALARSRGVSTVMVMGGSGDYLDVADRVLLMDSYHLRDATDQARQVAADQPRALTALEDFPAPTARLPRPAPPRTRRGPSRTRALGTRAVVLDREEIDISDVAGVVDPGQAEALAYALRALLEQRFDGESSLDECLRDLEALLDDESLDAFAQGPWDRPAFLVRPRMVDVAAVVSRYRGLELA